A part of Leishmania panamensis strain MHOM/PA/94/PSC-1 chromosome 34 sequence genomic DNA contains:
- a CDS encoding hypothetical protein (TriTrypDB/GeneDB-style sysID: LpmP.34.0780), giving the protein MVDIIVWAYVVGLLIFMSYKYIVYRLQGFHYFFLDYCYFHNSGLLCFLLWRLVDVKWSEKPIISWSSHRPSWGGLHGDGDNGTNVAMGTAVSAVINQTYRHPILTSTPIRGESWVRLIVPSVTRNYRFDGVYLPVSFDILTCGYVVAHLTETEVISSFVVFFTLLAGTFGPILGAILMWRNALLFHSFDRMSSCYLHLAPGIVQSLLLHRLFTSARREIESVDAGQLYEDVTGIAKQLNVPVDSLLPSVHTLMCSMSDASAAAAENATTNVGNTHRGPARLISSVFSTLTAKQQQLRFTQYAATHQLEALCGYGTLCYDLRRAVTYGNLLRLHFIMFCVWQAFYHTFNEWRRHARVRRWKKRLAKLERQERKFTQITGATETDAVLLHPAAVMSEGGAGSPAERMTSYTWMMAHPPGGRKGILARFVLLFGESRLPTTVMFQATQLLLHVFFFTCSYPVIHVCFHYTLSAWPLLALVLVFGCLCVYNAACVNHKWILKLQQIASKAMEAESQDELTKSMAQATAKAATKKVQ; this is encoded by the coding sequence ATGGTAGACATCATTGTCTGGGCCTACGTTGTCGGCCTGCTTATCTTCATGTCGTACAAGTACATCGTATACCGCCTGCAAGGATTTCACTACTTCTTTCTCGACTATTGCTACTTCCACAACTCCGGGCTGCTGTGCTTTCTGTTATGGCGGCTCGTCGATGTCAAGTGGTCGGAGAAACCCATCATCTCGTGGTCATCACACAGGCCTTCGTGGGGAGGGTTGCATGGGGACGGTGACAATGGGACCAACGTTGCGATGGGCACCGCCGTTTCGGCGGTGATTAATCAGACGTACCGGCATCCAATCCTTACCAGCACGCCGATCCGCGGGGAGTCCTGGGTTCGCCTCATTGTTCCCTCAGTTACTCGCAATTACCGTTTTGACGGTGTGTACCTGCCGGTCTCGTTCGATATCCTTACGTGCGGTTACGTGGTGGCCCATCTGACGGAGACCGAAGTTATCTCCTCCTTCGTGGTCTTCTTCACGCTATTGGCCGGTACCTTCGGCCCCATACTCGGGGCGATCCTCATGTGGCGCAATGCGCTCTTGTTTCACTCCTTCGACCGCATGTCCTCCTGCTACCTTCACCTCGCACCCGGTATCGTCCAgagtctgctgctgcaccgcctgtTCACGTCGGCGCGGCGTGAGATCGAGAGCGTGGATGCCGGGCAGCTCTACGAAGACGTCACCGGGATCGCAAAGCAGCTCAACGTCCCCGTCGACAGCCTGCTGCCGAGCGTGCACACACTCATGTGTAGCATGAGTgacgcatcagcagcagcggcagagaacGCTACGACGAATGTGGGCAACACACATCGTGGCCCGGCGCGGCTGATTTCGTCCGTCTTTTCAACCCTcacagcgaagcagcagcaactgcggTTCACCCAGTACGCTGCCACGCACCAGCTTGAAGCCCTCTGCGGCTACGGCACGCTCTGCTACGACCTGCGGCGCGCCGTTACCTACGGAaacctgctgcggctgcacttTATCATGTTCTGTGTCTGGCAGGCCTTCTACCACACTTTCAACGAGTggcgcaggcacgcacgcgtgcgACGGTGGAAAAAGCGTCTGGCGAAGCTCGAGAGACAGGAAAGAAAGTTCACGCAGATCACCGGTGCCACGGAGACggacgcggtgctgctgcatccgGCTGCCGTAATGAGCgagggcggcgccggcagtcCAGCTGAGCGCATGACCTCATACACGTGGATGATGGCGCACCCACCTGGCGGCCGCAAGGGCATTCTTGCGCGCTTCGTCCTGCTGTTTGGTGAGAGTCGCCTGCCCACCACGGTGATGTTCCAAGCGACacagctgcttctccacgtGTTCTTCTTCACCTGCAGCTACCCCGTCATCCACGTTTGTTTTCACTACACACTGAGCGcgtggccgctgctggcgctggtgctggttTTCgggtgcctgtgcgtgtacAACGCGGCGTGCGTGAACCACAAGTGGATCttgaagctgcagcagatTGCGTCGAAAGCAATGGAGGCGGAGTCGCAGGACGAGCTTACCAAGTCGATGGCACAGGCCACTGCTAAAGCAGCGACGAAGAAGGTGCAGTAG
- a CDS encoding NADH-dependent fumarate reductase-like protein (TriTrypDB/GeneDB-style sysID: LpmP.34.0760), protein MGASAMATQRRCTVSDSHTGASIVVVNPEKAARERDRIARDLLTTNFPELHVDQRSVLLYKDVVHTVPYTLSIAVDGSVTRQDADPVVKAILSNCFTMVDTHLNSFNPDSEVSKVNRMLVGEKHVMSEHLCKVVKCCEEIYNISGSCFDPAAAPLVHRLRNAARRQDSTEADFMITAEVAGRFTLTNSFAIDVKEGTIARKHEDAMLDLGGLNKGYTVDCVVDQLNAAKFSDVLFEWGGDCRASGVNVQRQPWAVGVVRPPSVDEVVAASKSGKSVTMNAHSLGERSDEPAQSASAADGAAKPGHKTLLRVMSLSNEALCTSGDYENVLFVNALNRAVSSTYDWRHRCLIGPSQGGLAQVSVKCYSCLYADALATASFVKRNPVPIRYMLEHYRRDYNRVTDYTAYTREGERLAHMYEIACESPACRTERIAGSLPARVVVIGGGLAGCAAAIEAASCGATVILLEKGARLGGNSAKATSGINAWGTRTQAVNHVLDNCKFFERDTFLSGKGGHCDPGLVRTLSVKSAEAISWLESFGIPLTALYQLGGASRPRCHRAPDQKDGAPVPIGFTIMRHLENYIRTKLQGKVTILCETAVVSLLHDVSAMPDGSREIRVRGVRYKSTSDASEAVIDLPADAVVLATGGFSNDHTANSLLQQYAPQLSSFPTTNGVWATGDGVKAARELGVKLVDMDKVQLHPTGLLDPKDPSNRTKYLGPEALRGSGGVLLNKNGERFVNELDLRSVVSQAIIEQNNVYPGSGGSKFAYCVLNEAAAKLFGKNALTYYWKSQGLFTRVDDIKALAELIGCSVDNLHRTLETYEHQSTAKVACPLTGKLVFPSVVGTSGPYYVAYVTPSIHYTMGGCSISPAAELLMEDHSVNIFEDMRPILGLFGAGEVTGGVHGRNRLGGNSLLECVVFGKIAGDRAATILQKEKYGLSKDKWAPVVVRETRASDQFGVGSRVLHFNLPGATQTSGLTVGEFISIRGDWDGQQLIGYYSPISMPDDKGRISILARGDKGNLQEWVSSMRPGDSVEMKACGGLRIELKPQQKQMIYRKTVIRKLALIAGGSGVAPMLQIIKAALSRPYVDSIETIRLVYAAEDEYELTYRSLLKKYRTDNTEKFDCDFVLNNPPEGWTEGVGYVDRATLQSFLPPPSKGLLVAICGPPVMQHSVVADLLALGYSAETVRTVDEDRML, encoded by the coding sequence ATGGGTGCCTCCGCAAtggcgacgcagcggcgctgcacggTCTCCGACTCGCATACGGGTGCTTCCATAGTCGTCGTGAACCCTGAAAAGGCAGCTCGTGAGCGCGATCGCATTGCTCGCGACCTACTCACCACCAACTTTCCAGAGCTGCATGTCGACCAGCGCTCAGTGCTGTTGTACAAGGATGTGGTGCACACGGTTCCGTACACGCTTTCCATCGCTGTAGACGGCAGTGTCACTCGCCAAGATGCAGATCCTGTTGTGAAGGCCATTCTGAGCAACTGCTTCACCATGGTTGATACGCACCTCAACTCCTTCAATCCGGACAGCGAGGTGTCGAAGGTCAACAGGATGCTGGTGGGCGAGAAGCACGTCATGTCGGAGCATCTCTGCAAGGTGGTCAAATGCTGCGAAGAGATCTACAacatcagcggcagctgcttcgACCcggccgctgcaccgctggtGCACAGGCTTCGCAATGCCGCTCGCCGACAAGATTCCACCGAGGCGGACTTCATGATcacagcagaggtggcgggACGCTTCACCCTGACGAACAGCTTTGCCATCGATGTCAAGGAAGGCACGATCGCACGCAAGCACGAAGACGCGATGCTGGACCTGGGTGGTCTGAACAAGGGCTACACCGTCGACTGCGTGGTGGATCAGCTGAATGCAGCCAAGTTTTCTGACGTGCTGTTTGAGTGGGGCGGCGACTGTCGCGCCTCAGGTGTGAACGTACAGCGCCAGCCGTGGGCAGTCGGCGTTGTGCGTCCGCCATCGGTCGACGAGGTCGTGGCGGCTTCCAAGTCCGGCAAGTCGGTAACGATGAATGCTCACAGTCTCGGGGAACGCTCAGATGAGCCGGCGCAGTCGGCGTCGGCCGCCGACGGGGCAGCCAAGCCTGGGCACAAGACGCTCCTACGCGTCATGTCGCTCAGCAACGAGGCACTCTGCACGAGCGGCGACTACGAGAACGTCCTCTTCGTTAACGCACTTAACCGCGCTGTTTCGAGCACGTATGACTGgcgtcaccgctgcctcaTTGGACCCTCTCAGGGCGGCCTGGCCCAGGTTAGCGTCAAATGCTATTCCTGCCTCTATGCCGACGCACTCGCCACTGCGAGCTTCGTGAAGCGCAACCCCGTGCCCATACGGTACATGCTCGAGCACTATCGCCGTGATTACAACCGCGTGACCGACTACACTGCCTACACGCGTGAGGGGGAGCGGCTGGCGCACATGTACGAGATCGCGTGCGAGAGCCCGGCCTGCCGGACAGAGCGCATTGCAGGCTCACTGCCAGCGCGGGTAGTCGTGATCGGCGGCGGCCTTGCCgggtgtgccgctgcgaTTGAGGCAGCcagctgcggtgccaccGTGATTCTCCTAGAGAAGGGAGCGCGACTGGGTGGCAATAGTGCCAAGGCCACGTCTGGCATCAACGCCTGGGGCACCCGCACGCAGGCCGTGAATCACGTTCTCGACAACTGCAAGTTCTTTGAACGTGACACGTTCCTCTCCGGTAAGGGTGGTCACTGCGACCCAGGGCTTGTGCGCACCCTCTCTGTAAAGTCTGCCGAGGCAATTAGCTGGCTCGAGTCCTTTGGCATTCCGCTAACCGCCCTCTACCAACTTGGTGGGGCGAGCCgcccgcgctgccaccgcgcacCAGATCAAAAGGACGGCGCCCCGGTGCCCATTGGCTTCACAATCATGCGTCACCTGGAGAACTACATCCGCACCAAGCTGCAGGGAAAGGTGACCATCTTGTGCgaaacggcggtggtgagccTCCTACACGACGTGAGTGCGATGCCGGACGGCAGCCGCGAGATTCGCGTGCGCGGTGTCCGCTACAAGTCGACGAGCGATGCGTCGGAGGCGGTGATCGATCTGCCGGCGGACGCCGTCGTGCTTGCCACCGGCGGCTTCTCGAACGACCACACGGCCAACTCGCTTCTGCAGCAGTACGCACCGCAACTATCCTCCTTCCCCACAACCAACGGCGTGTGGGCCACAGGCGATGGCGTCAAGGCGGCGCGTGAGCTTGGCGTAAAGCTTGTCGACATGGacaaggtgcagctgcacccgaCCGGCCTGCTGGACCCGAAGGATCCGTCGAATCGCACCAAGTACCTCGGCcccgaggcgctgcgtggctccggcggcgtgctgctgAACAAGAACGGCGAGCGCTTTGTGAACGAGCTGGACCTGCGCTCCGTCGTGTCGCAGGCGATTATTGAGCAGAACAACGTCTACCCCGGGTCCGGCGGCAGCAAATTCGCATACTGTGTGCTGAATGAGGCCGCGGCGAAGCTCTTTGGAAAGAACGCCCTCACATACTACTGGAAATCGCAGGGCCTCTTCACCCGTGTAGACGACATAAAAGCGCTCGCGGAGCTCATCGGCTGCTCGGTTGACAACCTGCATCGCACTCTCGAGACATACGAACACCAGAGCACCGCGAAGGTGGCCTGCCCGCTGACTGGCAAACTTGTGTTTCCTAGTGTGGTGGGCACCAGTGGCCCCTATTACGTGGCGTACGTCACGCCGTCGATTCACTACACCATGGGCGGCTGCTCCATCTCAccggcggcggagctgctcatGGAGGATCACTCCGTCAACATCTTCGAAGACATGCGCCCTATTCTTGGTCTCTTCGGCGCTGGCGAGGTGACTGGCGGCGTGCACGGCCGCAACCGTCTCGGCGGCAACTCTCTTTTGGAGTGCGTCGTTTTCGGCAAGATCGCTGGCGACCGCGCGGCTACAATTCTGCAGAAGGAGAAGTACGGGCTCAGCAAGGACAAGTGggcgccggtggtggtgcgggagACGAGGGCAAGTGACCAGTTCGGTGTCGGCTCGCGCGTGCTGCACTTCAACCTGCCCGGTGCGACACAAACATCCGGACTGACCGTCGGCGAGTTCATCAGCATCCGCGGTGACTGGGACGGCCAGCAGCTGATCGGCTACTACAGCCCCATCAGCATGCCCGATGACAAGGGCCGCATTTCAATTCTGGCACGTGGTGACAAGGGCAACCTGCAGGAATGGGTCTCGTCCATGCGTCCTGGCGACTCAGTCGAGATGAAGGCCTGCGGCGGCCTCCGTATCGAGCTCAAGCCTCAGCAGAAGCAGATGATCTACCGCAAGACGGTCATCCGAAAACTGGCCCTCATCGCCGGTGGCTCCGGTGTGGCACCGATGCTGCAGATTATCAAGGCCGCGCTCAGTCGCCCCTATGTGGACAGCATAGAGACGATCCGTCTAGTGTACGCCGCCGAGGACGAGTATGAACTGACCTACCGCTCATTGCTGAAGAAGTACCGCACCGACAACACGGAGAAGTTCGACTGCGACTTCGTGCTCAACAACCCTCCCGAAGGTTGGACGGAGGGTGTGGGCTACGTCGACCGCGCCACGCTGCAGAGTTTTCTCCCGCCTCCGTCGAAGGGCCTGCTGGTAGCCATTTGCGGCCCACCGGTGATGCAGCACTCCGTTGTGGCGGACCTGCTGGCACTAGGCTATAGCGCCGAGACGGTGCGCACGGTGGATGAGGATCGCATGCTCTAG
- a CDS encoding hypothetical protein (TriTrypDB/GeneDB-style sysID: LpmP.34.0770) produces MEITHLIAVVFFNRVALQYALWASLLLAPLYAFALKPLVRRCRRCAAMKVATAAAEGTALPPAAASTLHNPPVRPSAASSKRLLSSVLAGATPAPFMPIFGTSATATSSFQARSSIGAPFSPLAPQDLTPNRHGSACSLEATGTAVTLEEAECRSPTQSFMSALRWHVRQRGATLFNGGASALGNALGSGEVYCQRLQKQYDKLNITDASLEALYLRPTFQEWYAVNREELLREVRLRESFAKWRSVATAFVLVVALLLLPAYSFSTQTNAMQWALPLTEAGNEATVATAPLAQLLTTRLYHIQSRESTPLVATRAALSSSLAGAGPWAMATAAVKALEYVSVVAAACALVTSCFMPRESCATASVALVSFLLLVMESALVPGAVVRVGLGFLVVFAIVMMSIYRAAA; encoded by the coding sequence ATGGAGATCACTCACTTAATCGCGGTGGTGTTTTTCAACAGGGTTGCCTTGCAGTATGCCCTGTGGGCGAGCCTCCTGCTCGCCCCGCTCTACGCATTTGCATTGAAACCGCTTGTCCGAAGGTGCCGACGGTGTGCAGCGATGAAGGTtgcgacggctgctgcggagggAACTGCTttgccaccagcagcagctagcACGCTGCACAACCCCCCCGTACGgccctccgccgccagctcgAAAAGGCTCCTCTCGTCCGTGCTAGCTGGTGCCACACCAGCGCCCTTCATGCCCATCTTCGGCACCTCTGCAACAGCGACGTCGTCTTTTCAGGCACGTAGTAGCATCGGTGCGCcgttctctcctctcgcacCGCAAGACTTGACACCTAACAGGCACGGTTCAGCGTGCTCGCTAGAAGCCACTGGAACAGCAGTGACGCTAGAGGAAGCGGAATGCCGCTCGCCGACACAGAGCTTTatgtcggcgctgcgctgGCACGTGCGGCAACGGGGCGCGACTCTCTTCAACGGTGGCGCCAGCGCCTTGGGCAATGCCCTGGGGTCGGGCGAAGTGTACTGCCAGCGCCTGCAGAAGCAGTATGATAAGCTCAACATCACAGACGCCTCCTTGGAGGCGCTCTACCTTCGGCCTACGTTCCAGGAGTGGTATGCGGTGAATCGGGAGGAGCTCCTGCGCGAGGTGCGACTTCGCGAGTCATTCGCCAAATGGCGCAGCGTCGCGACGGCCTTTGTGCTTGTTGTGGCCttattgctgctgccggcgtaCAGTTTCAGCACGCAGACCAACGCCATGCAGTGGGCATTGCCCTTGACAGAGGCTGGCAACGAGGCTACTGTCGCCACCGctccgctggcgcagctttTGACTACACGTCTGTACCACATCCAGTCTCGGGAGTCGACGCCTCTGGTCGCTACCAGGGCGgcgctgtcctcctctctcgctggtgCAGGCCCCTGGGCGATGGCTACGGCCGCGGTAAAGGCTTTAGAGTACGTGagcgtcgttgctgccgcgTGCGCACTCGTGACGAGCTGCTTTATGCCGCGcgagagctgcgccaccgcgtctGTTGCGCTTGTGTCGTTTCTCCTTCTCGTGATGGAATCGGCGCTGGTACCGGGGGCAGTGGTGAGGGTTGGGCTGGGGTTTCTCGTCGTGTTTGCAATCGTCATGATGAGTATTtatcgcgctgctgcgtag